In Crassostrea angulata isolate pt1a10 chromosome 6, ASM2561291v2, whole genome shotgun sequence, a genomic segment contains:
- the LOC128189237 gene encoding 5-hydroxytryptamine receptor-like: MKNLTDLDTQQFWAEVEHEEIIKRIPVAVVVGLFSVVGIMGNFHILIVFSRNLNNFSTYHVMVSALAVSDLFVCATYLPVEITMVMKPFSFDYDLTCRLALLNSYVWGIWSAFLTVLIAVERYRRICYPVREQISCSTARKFCLVLFLIATFNAAPIGYIAGTHTVALSNDTNGYECFVSDDLKESYIPTGYFFFLLFEVLVLGFAIVLLYLPIRRAIQRSNTLRKHHAKISESETTQVSSGKTEESISRLSKSLKYTENYDIPQIIIEDADKADINHSSDFQNITKMAANESTKESNSAQSEDKGPNTLKISLSVSSVCSLDYSKPQATRSLSSKSLCSTRRFVINNAVTKVTIGLFLISIIFFVTLITFLVLTLLRILAEETLSGMSVTEAYIFLFGFELGYLNHVVNCFIYFYSDRRFRKEVQTMYSCRPRK, from the coding sequence ATGAAAAATTTAACTGATTTGGACACACAACAGTTTTGGGCGGAAGTGGAACATGAGGAGATCATCAAGAGAATCCCAGTCGCAGTTGTTGTCGGTTTATTCTCCGTAGTAGGAATTATGGGAAATTTTCACATCCTGATTGTTTTCTCTCGAAACCTCAACAACTTTTCGACCTATCACGTCATGGTTTCAGCTCTTGCAGTTTCGGACTTGTTCGTCTGTGCGACGTATCTTCCCGTGGAAATAACAATGGTGATGAAACCCTTCTCCTTCGATTATGACCTAACATGCCGCCTGGCTCTTCTCAACAGCTATGTTTGGGGAATATGGTCGGCTTTCCTAACAGTTCTGATAGCCGTAGAGAGATATCGACGAATTTGTTATCCTGTTCGGGAGCAGATTTCATGTTCTACAGCTCGGAAATTCTGTTTGGTTCTGTTTTTGATAGCCACGTTTAATGCTGCCCCGATCGGTTACATTGCGGGAACGCACACAGTTGCACTCTCAAACGACACTAATGGTTACGAGTGTTTCGTTAGTGACGATCTAAAAGAATCTTATATACCAACCGGCTACTTCTTTTTCCTTCTTTTCGAGGTTCTTGTCTTAGGGTTCGCTATTGTGTTACTGTATCTCCCCATTAGAAGAGCTATTCAACGGAGTAACACTTTACGAAAACACCACGCGAAAATCAGCGAAAGTGAAACCACACAGGTGTCATCGGGAAAGACCGAGGAATCCATAAGCAGATTGTCGAAATCCCTCAAATATACCGAAAATTATGACATTCCTCAAATAATCATCGAAGATGCCGACAAGGCAGACATAAACCAttcatccgattttcaaaatatcacgAAAATGGCGGCAAACGAATCGACAAAAGAATCAAACTCTGCCCAATCAGAGGACAAGGGTCCAAACACCCTGAAGATCTCGCTGAGCGTTTCGTCTGTTTGCAGCCTAGATTACAGCAAACCGCAGGCAACACGGTCCCTGTCCTCTAAGTCTCTGTGTTCAACAAGAAGGTTTGTGATCAACAATGCTGTTACAAAGGTCACCATTGGCCTGTTTCTCATCAGCATCATATTCTTTGTGACCCTCATCACGTTCCTTGTTTTGACGCTCCTCCGGATCCTGGCGGAAGAGACACTGAGTGGGATGTCCGTAACAGAGGCCTATATATTCCTGTTTGGTTTTGAACTCGGATATCTTAACCATGTTGTTAactgttttatatatttctacAGTGACCGTCGCTTCAGGAAAGAGGTACAGACAATGTATTCCTGTCGTCCACGAAAATGA